The segment TCTACTTCAAGTAATGCTTCTGGAGATCCGACATCCTCTTGGGATAGCTTGCGAAATTCAATGGAGGGTCGATTATCCGATTCCATGCTTTCTTCTGCTAGAGGAAGTCTTAGACGTGCTGATGGTATTAGTTATAACACACAGAACTGCAGTGCACGGGATCAAGGCGAGTCGAGCTCCAGTGCCAATTTGCATGGCATTGGACATGCTTGGCCGTCTTCATCAAGTGATCATGTGCTGACTAATTCAAATTCAGAAGAGAGGCGATTTGGACCATCCAATGCCCTCCATCCTGACAGTTCAACAAGTATTTATGGTGGAAATCATTTGATTGGCAGCCCTACTATCTTACCAAATCTGGCCTCGGCTCACAGTCCTGCAAATGCTAACTTAAGTGGCATATACAACAATGGTGACACTCGGCTGGTTATGAGACCAAGTGTATCTTCAACTGTCTACACTTCAAGCAGCAGACGGGAAGCGGAGCGTCCTGCTTCTGGTGTCTCTTACAATGCTGGTACTTCTTCAGGTAGTTCTAGATATTGGTCTGGGTTTACTGATATAGCAGGTTCTCCCACAGGTTGGGGTTTATCCGGCAAGCGCAAGGTCCTTGAAAGCAGTTCTGGGCAGTCTTGTGGTAGATGTTCAAGCTCCAATGCACAACCTGAGAACATTAGACCGCACAATTTTCCAAGTCAACATGGTGCTTCCAGCAGCTTAAACATATCACCAGCCTCTGCAAGCGTGCAGAATATTTATCACTTGGAAAATCTTTATTCAAGAAATAGGATTGGTACAAGAGTGGCTGCCTCTGACATAATTCCTCCTCTTAGTGCTAGTGGAGTTGCGGAAACCTCTGCCAGAAATTCTGGGAGTGGACAAAATCTTGAGATTCATGATACAGTTACATTTGGTTTACTGTCAACTAGGACCAATTTAGGGCATTCTAGTGTTGGTTCTACTCTTGTGACTCCTCAACCTATTTCAGTATCTAATTATTTGGGATCCAGACAACCAATTTCACAGTCAATGAATGCAGGTAACTCAAGAAGCCATTCTGACCTAATGTACGTTTCTGGTGTTCCAGGTGGTTTGCATTCAGTTCCCCGGAATGTATCTCCTAATTCACGAGGTGGTAGTTCATCAAGTCTAAATGTGGTTTCCCCTGATAGTGAGGATGAAGCTAACTTCTGGAGCTCAATAAGAAATAATAGGGTACCTCTTCCAGTTGTTCCAGCTCCTGAGACTGGAAATATGGTACAGGATTCAACTAATTGGAGTTTAGCTACTTCAAATGCAAGTTATCCCAGAAACATGCCTTCTAGTTCTGCACTCAGCCGTGGGCCAAGTATGCAAACTTCTACTACTGCAAGGACACCTTATCAGAACTTAGCAACCAGAAGTACTCGTAGTTCTTCAGAAATTTCTCCTAGGACTCTCCTACCTCCTGTTGAGTCCGACTTTGGAAGTCAGAGAGGTAATTTTTCCCTGCTATCATCAGCTGCTTCTCCCGTGGAGGAGGCAGAGATATCATTGCGATCTAGTAGCCAGGGATCTAGTAGCCGACGTAATCATCGAAACCACCTAATATCATCTTTAATGACCAATTTTCCAAGTAATGAAGTGGGTGGATCGCGTGGTTTAGCTTCTGATATCGAGGGTCGCCACAGACTGGTACGGGAGGTTTGTGttttataataatatcaaaactGTTGTACTTTGATTTTTTCCATAAATGTTTTCAACTGTCCTCATCTTGTATATGGCCTGAGGAAAGTATAAGTATTTCttcttgtattattattttgtcttcCTGAAGATTTCTTCCTTTCATCTACCTATTCGTGTTGCCCTTTTTTCATAGTTGCTCATCTTGTGATGCTATGTAGATGGTTACATTAGTTGTTCATTTGATTGCTATTTACTTCAGGATTAGTGGATCATGTACTTGCCCAGCATTTAAGTGCAAGTATAAGTATCATACATGAACAGCAGCACATGCCTCCTTATAGTTGTTTTGACAAGTAGCATGGAGTATACCTTCTGGATGAGTTTAAAACTATAATTTGCTTAAGGGGTCGTTTGTTAAGATGTTCAAGAATAGTACTgaatatgcttttttttttttttttatgatcgTGGTGAATATGGTGTATTTCTAATGCTGAGAATAATTTTGTTGGGATTATTTCTAGAGCTGTGTTGCCCACAACTTGGAACTTAGAATGAATGTTAAGTCTCAATGAATATGAACCGAAGCACCTATACTTTTTACCTTAATATTTTCAGGAGCTGGTACTTTATGGTTTCACTCTTTCTAGTAATTGGGTGTAGCATGATCTTCAGTTGTCCTGGATTTTGGTTGTGTCAAGTTCACTTTTTGAATAAATGCAGCTGGTTTTATGTTGCTTCATGCCGTTCTTTTGAGATACATTTGATCTACGGTTAATTTTCTCATTGCTTACGAAATGTTGCTGCTTGCATTCAACAGATTCGTCATGTCCTACATTCCATGCGGAGAGGCGAGAACAGGCAATCTGAGGTTTCATTCTCATCCTTATGATACCCTAATGAATGTTCAGCTTGTTTATGCATGTACTTTGTATGAATAATGTGTAGTTCGTTATCTGAACACCATGATGGATGAAGTTTCTATCAATTTGCTGAGCTGTGAAATGTTATAAACATAATTACTTTTACTTGTTATCTTTGCTCCATAAGCTGAAGGGGTAGACATATGGCCAGAAGTGTAACATGTCCAGCCATAGAAATCTGTATGGAAAACAAATTACCTAAGTTCTGTTATTTTCGACGACGAGTGATATTTTTACTAGAATGCCAATTAAGTTGTTTGGGTGAAAAATATTTGTCAGAAATTGGTTGATGATGCTTGTAAACCGTGCTCCACAAGCTTGAGTAAGAGAGATGTTTGTCCAGAATTTGGTTGATGAGGCTTGTTACCtatctttcttctcttttcttcttttcaatGAGGTGAAATATAAGGTGAAGTAAGCGTTAAGAAGCCTATTAACACTTGCGTGCCTAAACCATGCAAAGATTCCAGAATCAATCCACTAGCAGCAAGATATGATACGGCTCATCTAAAAAGGTGAGCACCTAGTGTCCCTGAATAGGATTGCTCCCACACCTGTATTCGTTCGTTTAACTTGCATAGGTGgtttcaatgaaaaatatttctcaGCAGTTTTTCAATGGTGCAATACCCTTATTTTTAGCCTTCCTCTTAGTTTTTGCTCAATATTATCCTTACTaagatgtattttatttttattttccatccTATCCAGATTTTTTTAGTTCTTAGTGGCCTGTTATTGTTTTTTAGATGATGAAAGCTAATTGCATCTGACTGGATTCTAAAGCCTTCACATCTTGATCCCTTGTTAGCAGGAAGGAAGCTCACTTAATCTAGACTTATCTCATTATATGGTTGTTAAAGCTAATGGAATTTTGGGTCCTTAGTAGACACCAGCggttcattttattatattttattggcAGGATTATATGATGCTTGATTCATTTCTCAACGGCGCTGCAGAAATTCATGATACACATAGAGGCATGAGGCTCGATGTTGATAACATGTCATATGAGGTAATTACGGTTGTGCTTTGATATCACTAAGTTTCGTAATAGATTTCTCATATTGTAACCCCTttacaaattcattttttagttttatatctTGATTTGAAGAGATTTTCATTCTTATAAATAAGAGATCTGGAAATTACGCACCagagaggtttttttttttcctgttcAAATTGTGAAGGGTTCCGTTCACCTATTATCTCTTCTTCTTGCTCTCCTTAGGAATTATTGGCATTGGAAGAACGTATAGGAAATGTGAACACCGGATTGAGTGAAGGAACCATTTTGAAACGTATGAGACGGCGAAAGCATGATTCAATATCTGGAGGGTCATCGTCAAATATGGAGCCTTGCTGTATCTGTCGGGTGAGACTCTTTCTAATGTTTTTGCACTATAGTTTGTTGATATATGTGAGCATGAGAAGGATTGTTGAATAAATCTCGTCGTGTTTCTTTTACGTTTATCAGGAGGAATACACAAGTGGAGATTACATGGGCATATTGGATTGTGGACATGAATTCCATAGTAGTTGCATCAAGCAGTGGCTAATGCTGAAGAATGTGTGTCCTATTTGTAAGAATACAGccttaaaaaaatgaacaaagatAGTTTTCCCAAACAAAAGAATTCTTGTTACAACTCATGggatgtttatttattttgaagtggTAAATCCATAAAAATCTTGTTATGATGTTTGTTTTGAGTAATacttcacaatttttttcttttaaccaAACAATGTGTTTAGTTTTGGTGGTATTCCTTCAATCATTCATTATTCATTCAAATACTTGagcctttttcttttgttttgcaACTCCTACACATATAAGATAAATTATACTTTTAGATACACGATTTAACGCTGAGTATTTAGTGtaattaactattttaaaaatgaaaaatggtcggtaacatattcaaaatgacttgaatatttttttttctacctACTTGATCATAATTGTGTTTAACGCATCGAAAATATGTTTCTTCAAAACAATTGAAGctaaaaagacataaaatatgttaaaaggaaaaaatgcgAGAGTAACAACAAACGCAAGCATAGATGCAAGAAATCACTCAGAAAATCAACAACAAATGAATCAAATTCAACGGTGGCCATACCTAATTATTCTTTGATGTAATCCTTTTAtatgataaacataatttctttTAAGTTGAGCATGCATTTTTTCTTGCAAAATTTAATTTGAGgtgtcttttttttattcttatttttaatattatacttcaaaattttatatttttaaaaataattaaaaatcatgatttgaaattacttcatgtttttttttgggagaatttgaaatttcaaatacatGTCCAAATATTGATTTGAAATCATAGTCTTTTCGCATGTCCGAATGCAagcttaaattaaattttaattttgaattttagcaTATTATATTGGAATTTCAAGAAAAGATATATAGTGGAACTCAAAAAAAAGTTATCCCGTAAAGGTGAAATATCGAAAACTAATTACCAAATTGAACagaatcaatattttttttgttattgggtATTGGATAATTGGGTATCCGATATTGGTATCTATGAGTAAAATTTAGAACTAAGGTATTCCAGTTTTAGTTTGGTACGAGACATTACTATCATTTGATATTCGGTATTTCccaaatatcaaattatttagttaatgaAGGTAATATATCAACATGTGTATTACTCATTAGTACAATCCGAAGTGAAAGTTAAAGAATAAACATAAACAACCAAAATACATGTCTAGttgtatcaatttatttttggcataatacatatattggactcTAAACtcggcttcaaattttaacctTGACCtctaactttcataatgcacaaacggaaattttaactatccaacttttaaattaataaacacatgagtcctacatgacaaaATACGCGTtggacaccacgtaggacataaaatgacatgtaagacatgtgtgtctatttgttcaactttatacaagtctaagtgtctacttgtgcacactcaaagttgaagggcataaatatgattcgaagccaagttaaaggcatatttatgtattatgcctttatttttcttgatgtcTCTTATTGATATTCTATTATATCGTGCAtccacataaaaaaataagaatgattGCAGTAATAGCATTAACTTTATAATACAGTCGGCTATAACTCCAATACAagtataacaaaataatataccTAGCCAAAACTTAATTTACCAATTACCTCAATTATTGAAATACTGAACCTGCACTTGAAAAAAATTCCAAACCGAATACCAAAGGCCCACCCATACATAACTCTGATTATTCATAATTTTCACTCAGAAAGTAACTAATTTAAAGCTATTTAAACCGACTTACAAAAACTAGTCAGTTTATTAGTAACATAAATAAATGTTGTTACGAGTAGGTGTACCTATCGATCGATTCTATTCAATATTGAAATTTATTGGTTCGACTTATCATTATCGAGTGCTTGACATAATAAATCGTTAAGATATAAACTATATCAGTTATGACTTATAATTCAAAAGCTTTAAACACTTCTTTAATtttatctcaacactataaaattacttaaaaataatttcagcttaaaaacatttaaaatgagTCAATTCAAACATGCTTTTATACTTTTAAGTCATAAACTTTATATGtctaatgatataaatataatttattaatttactaccaaattttattaaaatatttttcaaaaaaattaattacttaaaacttaaaaaagtcgatgtcattattaaaattactaaatcatAACTTATTAGCAGAgtaataactttttcttttaaattcaaattattaatttcgaTTCGATTATAAAGTGCCGGGCTAACCAGAAGGGGTGGGCTAGTGAAACTAATTAAATGGAGTAGTAGAAGTTAATTCTTCATTCATAGTAGAAGAAACTCAATTTCCCTGCACCAACAACGAAACCCTCATCTTCAATGGAGATTTAGTGTTTTTCTAATACAGAATAAGCAAAGCCCACAACCCCCAAAACATATAAATGACAGAAAATTCATCTGATTCTCAGGTATTTTTTGATCGACCCATTAATTTTCTATCTCTTTGCTAAATAATTTCAGCTTTTTGCCATCTATGTTTCTTGAAGAATAATTGTTACTGACGATAACAcccttttacttgttttttttttttttttggcaatgAATTTAATTGGATAAACATGTCCATTGACTTGTTTGGGACCAAGGTGTATTTGTTCTTGTCAACTTGTTTGAGACTAAGGGTATTTGTTCTTGTTGCtgtattttgtgaaaattttatgTGTTGGTACTTCTTGAAATTAATCTTTTATCAGCATAATAATGTTTTTTCTATATAAGGCATGAGGTATCGAGTTTTCAGTTGTTATAGAATGAAGAATGTTGAACCTGAATTCTTGTTTATGTAATTAATAAGACCAAGTGATTTCACCATATATTATATGGGATAAATTGTTTCTACATTGTGATACAAATGGTGAGATAAATAATCACGAGACTGACAAATACACATACCTTAACCAAACGCGGGATAAAATAATCTGGGATTATTAATCCTTGTCTCTCTTAATAAACGCCCCCTaagtactttttatatataagtgGTTCCACTTTTGCTTGGGGAGGATGTGTCAGCCATGCATCAAGATGTGAATCAAGTGCATTATTTTCTTGTGAACTGCTTTAATTTGTACAATGATTTTGTCCAAAAAGTAGTAAGGAAGTGGCATTGCCTCGTTActgttatttaattattgttaacTTTATTCTTACTgtttttttggtatttattgaaaaagtattcTCTTGTGgggaaagaaaagagaagtctCTGTTAAACACGCACAATAAGTTAACCTTTCTTAATCACCTTTGCCAACGAAGGTCGATACGATGGTTTTCGTTTTAGTCTATGACTCTATTCTATTCAATGGTTCTAAGTCATAGCTTGGGGGTAAAGATTATTATTTCGAACTAGGCATACTCTCCCATTTGTGTTTGTTCAGTTGTCTAAGTTTAAGTTGGTCTTTCGTACTTGGGAAAATTTGGCTCTTCTAGCAAATGTACGTGTATTTGGTGGAAGTCTGGaaccattttatttttccacAACGCTGATGGGATACACaagatttattttatcttttgttaTCTCACTCTGGCACTATTCATGTGGCATGGTAAGCATTATGAGTAACTCATGTATAAATTGTTTTTGTCTAGGTCCTCAAGAAATTTTTAGGTAGAATCATTGTCACAGCTCCATGCTTACCAATCAAGCTGCAGAACCAAGCAATTAATGGTTGTAAGTATTATGTTTGAGAAAATTCCAACTGTCTGAAGCAACTTTTGACAGCCTAATATTTTGGTGGAGTATCAAAAGGTAATTTCATTTGATTAGTGAGAACTTGTGTTCAATtgctaacaaaataaaaaattgtgttcATTTgcgaacaaacaaaaaatttgaagtaaCTTAACAATTTCTCAGGTAAGCTATGTGACTAAGGAAAGATGTTTTCTCATGCTGCTGATTATTGTAGTTGCCTTATTACATTATTGATCTGCAGATTTCATATCATTCCATGTAGCCTTATTTCATCATTAGTTGATGAACATGGGTTCTACTTATAAAGTTTCTAGTAGTTGTGTTCAATGCCATATTGAAACTTATTGCTAATGGCTGTTAATTATAACTGGGGGCCAGTAGGATGGCCCCGTTGGAACTAAAATTACTGGTTATTGTGGTTTAGTTaagaaaaatttcatgtttctCTCTGAGGATTTAACAACCAGAGTACTGCTGCTGTTTTTGTGAAGATAAAAGATTAAATGTAGGGAGAAAGATGAGACTGGTCCAAATGCAGATTGGAAGTAGCACCTGACTGTACCTACTGggagaaaaatgataaaaaagaagaagatgggGAGAGGAAATGAAGGAGTCTTGGACCCACCTAGAACTAATTATAGGTAAAACTTGTCAAGGATAAGATATATAATTCCTTATGGTTAAACCTCCCAATGTAAGGCTACAGAAGAATCAAAAAAGCTATAAAGCTGGCTTTGAAACTAACAAACAATTCTCATAAATAAGCTCTGCTTAATAAGAACAGTAAAAGAGTAATTTGTAGACTGAAAAAATTGTTCTTACGTACAAATAGAACTACTTCAACATAGAAATGAGCTTGCTCTTGCTTCCTAAGACAATTAGGACTCAACAATAATCTAGGAAGCAATTAACGTACCTAAAAACCTAGTAAAGAAGTCCTCTGTGGAACCACTACAAGAATACACCAAATTATCTGTctaaaaacttaaataaataaagctgAAATCTAGATCAACTGATGAGCTGGAAATTAAGCATAATTAGAATTGTTAAAACATCCTTCAAATGTTCACCCTATAAGAGAGTTTCCTTGTGTTACCGCCCTGCGTGAGGTGCGTTGGTTATTCTGATGGAGACTGAAAGCCTTCAGCTAAAATTAACAGTTGCTTTACCAATTTTGTCTTTTAGCTTTTGCTTGACCTATGATTGCTGTGAACTGATTCTATACGCTGCTGAAATTACTATCTTAGTGCAACAGAAGTTATATAAccatttaagttttattatattttcaattttctcctTTAACCTTTTCAAGATATCAactattgttgattttgttcttTGACACAATTTCCTCACTAGTGCATTCAAGGCTTTGATTTGCCATAATTGGCCAAGATGCAAGGGAACAGAAGCATACTAGATTCAATTCCAGAAACTACCGATCTTAATCAGGGATCTGTTTCAAGTAATGCTTCTGGAGATCCGACAGCCCTGTGGAATAACTTTCTAAATCCAGTGGAGGATCGATTATCGAATTCCATGCTTTCTCCTGCTAGAGAAAATCGTAGACGTGCTAATGGTATTAGTTATACAACACAGAACTGCAGTGCACGGGATAGAGGTGAGTCGAGCTCCAGTGCCAATTTTCATGAGATTGGACATAGTAGTCATTTGAAAATAGGACATGATTGGCCTTCTTCATCAAGTAATCATGTCCTGACTAATCCAAAGTCAGAAGAAAGGCGATTTGGACCATCCACTGTCCTCTATCCTGAGAGTTCAACAAGTGGATATGCTGGAAGTCATCTGATTGGCAGCCATCCAGTTTTACCAAATCTTGCCTTGGCCCAGAGTCCTGCAAATGGCAACTTAAGTGGCATATACAATAATGGTGACACTCGGCTCGTTATGAGACCAAGTGTATCTTCAACTGTCTACACTTCTAGCAGCAGATGGGAAGCGGAGCGTCCTGTTTCTGGTGTCTCTTACAATGCTGGTACTTCTTCAGGTAGTTCTAGTTATTGGACCAGGTCCCCTGATATATCAGGTTCTTCCATGGGTACTCGGGGTATATCCTGCAAGCGCAAGGTCCTTGAAGGCAGTTCTGGGCAGTCTTGTGGTAGAAGTTCAAGCTCCAATACACAACCTGTGAACattatagcacacaattttccAAGTCATTATGATGCTTCCAGCAACTTAAACATATCACCAGCCTCAGCAAGTGTGCAGAATACTTATCACTTGGAAAACCTTTATCCAAGAAATATGGTTGGAACAAGAGGGGGTGCTAGTGGAGTTGCAGAAACCTCCGCCAGAAATTCTGGTAGTGGACGGAATCTTGGGACAGATTTAGGGCATTCTAGTGTTGGCTCTACTCTTGTAATGCCTCGACCTATTTCAGAATCTAATTATTTGGGCCCCAGACAACCAATTTCACAGCCAATGAATGCAGGTAACTCAGGAAGCCATTCTGGCATAATACACATTTCTGGTGTTCCAAGTGGTTTGCATCCAGTTCCTTGGAATATATCTTCTAATTCACGAGGTGGTAGTTCATCAAGTTCAAATGTGGTTTCTGCTGATAGATATGCTGCATTACAAGATGATGCTAACATCGGGAGCTCATTAAGAAATAATGGGGAACCTCTTCCATTTGTTCCTGTTCCTGGGACTGGAAATATTGTACAGAATACCACTAATTGGAGTTTAGCCACTTCAAATGGAAGCTATTCCAGAAATACGCCTTCTAGTTCTGCACTCAGCAGTGGGCCAAGTATGCAAACTTTTCCTACTGCATGGACACCTTATCAAAACTTAGCAAGCAGTAGTACTCGTAGTTCTTCTGAAATTTCTCCTTGGACTCTGCTCCCAACTGTTGAGTCCGAGTCTGGAAGTCAGACAGGTCATTTTCCGCTGCTATCTTCAGCTGCTTCTCCTGTGGAGGCGGCAGAGATATCATTGCAATCTAGTAGCCGTCGTAATCATCGAAACCACCTTATATCATCTTTGATGGCCGATTTCCCAAGTAATGATGTGGATGGATGGCATGGTTTTGTTTCTGATATCGAGGGCCGCCACAGAATGGTACAGGAGGTTTGTGTATGAGATAGTATTAGAACTGTTGTACTTTGGTTTGTCCTTCAATGTTTTTCAACTGTTCTCATCTTGTATCTGGCTTGTTGaacatataaatatttgttcttGTATTACTATTTTGTCTTCCTTTCATCTACTTATTCGCGTTTCCCCTTTTTTCTTACTTGCACATCTGTGGTGCTATGAAGACTGTTACATTAGTTGTTTATTTGGTTCGTATTTAGTTTAAGATTAGTGTTTCAAGTATTGGTATCACATATGTACAGAAGCACATGCCTAATTATAGTTCTTATGACAATTAGCATGTGAGTATAGCTTCTGGATTGGTTAAGGATTGCAATTTGCTTAAGAGGTTGTTTAGTAGGATTTATAAGAATAGTGCTACTGAATAGGGTGTATTAGTAATGCCGAGATTAGTTATGCGGGGATTATGTTTTATCCACTTTGGTTTTATATATTCAAGGTTAACCATGCTTATCCATGTTTTAATAACCTTGGTATTGCTTATGCCACGGGTTTCTATGTATTAATTATACACCCTATAATACCGAATAGGATGTATAcctaatacataaatatgtggAAACCACTACCAAACAAGGTATTAAATAATAACAAGGCTAATCATGATCACTTCTCATAGATATCTGTGTACTTCTACAGCTGTGTTGCCCACAACTTGGAACTTGAATGAATGTGAATTTTCTAAATGAATGTGAACTGTAGCACCTACAATTTTTACCTTAATCTTTACAGAATCTGATACTTTATAGTTTATAGTTTCACTTTTTCCCACTAATTGGGTGTAACTTGATCTTCAGTTTGTCCTGGATTTTTGTTCTGTCAAGTTCACCTTTTAAATAAATCCAGTTGTTTTTATGTTGCTTCATCCCTTTCTTTTGAGATACTTTTGACCTACCATTAAATTTCTAATTACTTACGAAACGTTGCTGCTTGCATTCAACAGAATCGTCAAGTCCTGCACGCCATGCAGAGGGGCGAGAACAGGCGATCCGAGGTTTTGTTTTGATCCTTGTGATATCCCAATGAATGTTAATTCATTTAG is part of the Solanum lycopersicum chromosome 1, SLM_r2.1 genome and harbors:
- the LOC101261170 gene encoding E3 ubiquitin-protein ligase MBR2-like isoform X5, which codes for MQRNRSILDSYPETVNLNQGSTSSNASGDPTSSWDSLRNSMEGRLSDSMLSSARGSLRRADGISYNTQNCSARDQGESSSSANLHGIGHAWPSSSSDHVLTNSNSEERRFGPSNALHPDSSTSIYGGNHLIGSPTILPNLASAHSPANANLSGIYNNGDTRLVMRPSVSSTVYTSSSRREAERPASGVSYNAGTSSGGLHSVPRNVSPNSRGGSSSSLNVVSPDSEDEANFWSSIRNNRVPLPVVPAPETGNMVQDSTNWSLATSNASYPRNMPSSSALSRGPSMQTSTTARTPYQNLATRSTRSSSEISPRTLLPPVESDFGSQRGNFSLLSSAASPVEEAEISLRSSSQGSSSRRNHRNHLISSLMTNFPSNEVGGSRGLASDIEGRHRLIRHVLHSMRRGENRQSEDYMMLDSFLNGAAEIHDTHRGMRLDVDNMSYEELLALEERIGNVNTGLSEGTILKRMRRRKHDSISGGSSSNMEPCCICREEYTSGDYMGILDCGHEFHSSCIKQWLMLKNVCPICKNTALKK
- the LOC101261170 gene encoding E3 ubiquitin-protein ligase MBR2-like isoform X4, with the protein product MQRNRSILDSYPETVNLNQGSTSSNASGDPTSSWDSLRNSMEGRLSDSMLSSARGSLRRADGISYNTQNCSARDQGESSSSANLHGIGHAWPSSSSDHVLTNSNSEERRFGPSNALHPDSSTSIYGGNHLIGSPTILPNLASAHSPANANLSGIYNNGDTRLVMRPSVSSTVYTSSSRREAERPASGVSYNAGTSSGGLHSVPRNVSPNSRGGSSSSLNVVSPDSEDEANFWSSIRNNRVPLPVVPAPETGNMVQDSTNWSLATSNASYPRNMPSSSALSRGPSMQTSTTARTPYQNLATRSTRSSSEISPRTLLPPVESDFGSQRGNFSLLSSAASPVEEAEISLRSSSQGSSSRRNHRNHLISSLMTNFPSNEVGGSRGLASDIEGRHRLVREIRHVLHSMRRGENRQSEDYMMLDSFLNGAAEIHDTHRGMRLDVDNMSYEELLALEERIGNVNTGLSEGTILKRMRRRKHDSISGGSSSNMEPCCICREEYTSGDYMGILDCGHEFHSSCIKQWLMLKNVCPICKNTALKK
- the LOC101261170 gene encoding E3 ubiquitin-protein ligase MBR1-like isoform X3 → MQRNRSILDSYPETVNLNQGSTSSNASGDPTSSWDSLRNSMEGRLSDSMLSSARGSLRRADGISYNTQNCSARDQGESSSSANLHGIGHAWPSSSSDHVLTNSNSEERRFGPSNALHPDSSTSIYGGNHLIGSPTILPNLASAHSPANANLSGIYNNGDTRLVMRPSVSSTVYTSSSRREAERPASGVSYNAGTSSGSSRYWSGFTDIAGSPTGWGLSGKRKVLESSSGQSCGRCSSSNAQPENIRPHNFPSQHGASSSLNISPASASVQNIYHLENLYSRNRIGTRVAASDIIPPLSASGVAETSARNSGSGQNLEIHDTVTFGLLSTRTNLGHSSVGSTLVTPQPISVSNYLGSRQPISQSMNAGNSRSHSDLMYVSGVPGGLHSVPRNVSPNSRGGSSSSLNVVSPDSEDEANFWSSIRNNRVPLPVVPAPETGNMVQDSTNWSLATSNASYPRNMPSSSALSRGPSMQTSTTARTPYQNLATRSTRSSSEISPRTLLPPVESDFGSQRGNFSLLSSAASPVEEAEISLRSSSQGSSSRRNHRNHLISSLMTNFPSNEVGGSRGLASDIEGRHRLVREIRHVLHSMRRGENRQSEMMKANCI
- the LOC101261170 gene encoding E3 ubiquitin-protein ligase MBR2-like isoform X2; the encoded protein is MQRNRSILDSYPETVNLNQGSTSSNASGDPTSSWDSLRNSMEGRLSDSMLSSARGSLRRADGISYNTQNCSARDQGESSSSANLHGIGHAWPSSSSDHVLTNSNSEERRFGPSNALHPDSSTSIYGGNHLIGSPTILPNLASAHSPANANLSGIYNNGDTRLVMRPSVSSTVYTSSSRREAERPASGVSYNAGTSSGSSRYWSGFTDIAGSPTGWGLSGKRKVLESSSGQSCGRCSSSNAQPENIRPHNFPSQHGASSSLNISPASASVQNIYHLENLYSRNRIGTRVAASDIIPPLSASGVAETSARNSGSGQNLEIHDTVTFGLLSTRTNLGHSSVGSTLVTPQPISVSNYLGSRQPISQSMNAGNSRSHSDLMYVSGVPGGLHSVPRNVSPNSRGGSSSSLNVVSPDSEDEANFWSSIRNNRVPLPVVPAPETGNMVQDSTNWSLATSNASYPRNMPSSSALSRGPSMQTSTTARTPYQNLATRSTRSSSEISPRTLLPPVESDFGSQRGNFSLLSSAASPVEEAEISLRSSSQGSSSRRNHRNHLISSLMTNFPSNEVGGSRGLASDIEGRHRLIRHVLHSMRRGENRQSEDYMMLDSFLNGAAEIHDTHRGMRLDVDNMSYEELLALEERIGNVNTGLSEGTILKRMRRRKHDSISGGSSSNMEPCCICREEYTSGDYMGILDCGHEFHSSCIKQWLMLKNVCPICKNTALKK
- the LOC101261170 gene encoding E3 ubiquitin-protein ligase MBR2-like isoform X1, giving the protein MQRNRSILDSYPETVNLNQGSTSSNASGDPTSSWDSLRNSMEGRLSDSMLSSARGSLRRADGISYNTQNCSARDQGESSSSANLHGIGHAWPSSSSDHVLTNSNSEERRFGPSNALHPDSSTSIYGGNHLIGSPTILPNLASAHSPANANLSGIYNNGDTRLVMRPSVSSTVYTSSSRREAERPASGVSYNAGTSSGSSRYWSGFTDIAGSPTGWGLSGKRKVLESSSGQSCGRCSSSNAQPENIRPHNFPSQHGASSSLNISPASASVQNIYHLENLYSRNRIGTRVAASDIIPPLSASGVAETSARNSGSGQNLEIHDTVTFGLLSTRTNLGHSSVGSTLVTPQPISVSNYLGSRQPISQSMNAGNSRSHSDLMYVSGVPGGLHSVPRNVSPNSRGGSSSSLNVVSPDSEDEANFWSSIRNNRVPLPVVPAPETGNMVQDSTNWSLATSNASYPRNMPSSSALSRGPSMQTSTTARTPYQNLATRSTRSSSEISPRTLLPPVESDFGSQRGNFSLLSSAASPVEEAEISLRSSSQGSSSRRNHRNHLISSLMTNFPSNEVGGSRGLASDIEGRHRLVREIRHVLHSMRRGENRQSEDYMMLDSFLNGAAEIHDTHRGMRLDVDNMSYEELLALEERIGNVNTGLSEGTILKRMRRRKHDSISGGSSSNMEPCCICREEYTSGDYMGILDCGHEFHSSCIKQWLMLKNVCPICKNTALKK